acacctactctttccatgacaaatcacatcaaatcaattcacatttgatttattacatacacatggttagtgctaattacggctgctagaatcctgactagaaccaaaacatttgatcatattactccagtgctagcctcaatacactggcttcctgttaaggctcgggctgatttcaaggttttactgctaacctacaaagcagtACATGGGCTTGcccctacctatctttccgatttggtcctgccgtacatacctacacgtacgctacggtcacaagacgcaggcctcctaattgtccctagaatttctaagcaaacagctggaggcagggctttctcctacagagctccatttttatggaatggtctgcctacccatgtgagagacgcagactcagtctcagcctttaagtctttactgaagactcatctctatatctctatatctctatatgattgagtgtagtctggcccaggagtgtaaaggtgaacggaaaggctctggagcaacgaaccgcccttgctgtctctgcctggccggttcccctctttccactgggattctctacctctaaccctattacagtggCTGAGTCACTGAATTACTACGGCTCTTTCATACCATCccaggaggggtgcgtcacttgagtgggttgagtcactgatgtgatcttcctgtctgggttggcgcccccccccatgggttgtgccgtggcggaggtctttgtgggctatactcggccttgtctcaggatggtaagttggtggttgaagatatccctctagtggtgtaggggctgtcctttggcaaagtgggtggggttatatccttcctgtttggccctctcctgtccgggggtgtcctcggatgaggccacagtgtctcctgacccctcctgtctcagcctccagtatttatgttgcagtagtttgtgtcggggggctagggtcagttatatctggagtacttctcctgtcctatccggtgtcctgtgtgaatttaagtatgcgctctctaattctctctttctctctttctttctctctctcggaggacctgagccctaagaccatgcctcaggactacctgacatgatgactccttgctgtccccagttcacctggccgtgctgctactccagtttcaactgccctgcctgtgattattattatttgaccatgctggtcatttatgaacatttgaacatcttgtccatgttctgttataatctccacccggcatatccagaagaggactggccaccccacatagcctgggtcctctctaggtttcttcctaggttttggcctttctagggagtttttcctagccaccgtgcttctacacttgcattacttgctgtttggggttttaggctgggtttctgtacagcactttgagatatcagctaatgtacgaagggctatataaatacatttgatttgatttgatttgattcgatttgaaggTGACTGAGCccccaggtgactgagccccCAGTTGACTAGgccccaggtgactgagccccCAGGTGACCGAGCccccaggtgactgagccccCAGGTGACTAGGCCCCAGGTTActgagcctcattcagcctcatttactgcctttaaaaacatagctgatatggctgacttgctttaacaaatgtggtttctactgacaattgagatgtacaaactatggtatAAGGGGATGACAtgcagataagaggcaatccaaAATGGGCCATTTTTAGAATTTGGGTTTGACTTTTATTACAATGTTGATAAAAACACAAGTCATCCCACAGTCAGACAGATGAAGCAACAGAAACACcgtcttcttctgcttcttctgtcCATTACATTCCAATCAGGAGGGTCTCCaggtaaacaaacaacaacaacaacaacaacaacaacaaacatgatTGTGAGGTCACTTCCCAAATGGCTCCCGATTCCCGTCTTTTGAGAAGATCACATCAACacaataaagggaacagggtgtctTTTGAGAAGATCACAtcagcactataaagggaacagggtgtctTTTGAGAAgatcacatcaacactataaagggaacagggtgtctTTTGAGAAGATCACATCAACacaataaagggaacagggtgtctTTTGAGAAGATCACAtcagcactataaagggaacagggtgtctTTTGAGAAGATCACAtcagcactataaagggaacagggtgtctTTTGAGAAgatcacatcaacactataaagggaacagggtgtctTTTGAGAAgatcacatcaacactataaagggaacagggtgtctTTTGAGAAGATCACAtcagcactataaagggaacagggtgacttTTGAGAAGCACAGCTAATCAGTATTCTGAATCTCAGACGTGTCCTAGGCCAGTTTGAGCAGTTCTGTAACCATGACGCCCACCCCGTCAAACACCTCGTGTATGGGAGCGTTACACATGAAGGCGGAGGAGGTGACCAGCTTGTTCTTCACATCGATGTGGACCTCCCCCACTTTCTTATTCACGTGTTTACAGCCCAGCTCCTTCATGGAAGTTGCCGTCTGGGCATGGGGCCATCTAGTGGCAGGAGGGAGAAGAAAAGCAGCAGGGTTAAAAACATACTGCTTTGTCCTGTTAAAACatatcagcacacacacacacacacacacacacacacacacacacacacacacacacacacacacacacacacacacacacacacac
Above is a genomic segment from Oncorhynchus gorbuscha isolate QuinsamMale2020 ecotype Even-year linkage group LG23, OgorEven_v1.0, whole genome shotgun sequence containing:
- the LOC124011181 gene encoding glutamine amidotransferase-like class 1 domain-containing protein 3, mitochondrial; translation: MCCISPVLAAKALPGCEVTVGQDKECERWPHAQTATSMKELGCKHVNKKVGEVHIDVKNKLVTSSAFMCNAPIHEVFDGVGVMVTELLKLA